Proteins from one Acropora muricata isolate sample 2 chromosome 9, ASM3666990v1, whole genome shotgun sequence genomic window:
- the LOC136928634 gene encoding alanine--tRNA ligase, cytoplasmic-like, with protein MVVHLFRCFQEVRVNSLFSLCVFRKISKVRLLSSSVMDPNLSAKDLRQMFVDFFVEKHEHTFVPSSSTIPHEDPTLLFANAGMNQFKSIFLGSVDPNSDFFKLKRAANSQKCIRAGGKHNDLDDVGKDVYHHTFFEMLGNWSFGNYFKKEAIEFAWELLTVKYGMPKDRLYVTYFGGEEGLDSDEETRQLWISMGLAPERVLPFGMKDNFWEMGETGPCGPCSEIHYDRIGGRDAAFLVNMDDPTVLEVWNLVFIQFNREADGSLKTLPSKHVDTGMGLERLTSITQGKLSNYDTDLFQPFFEAIHKGTGVRRYQGLVGPEDRDGIDMAYRVVADHIRTLTMAITDGGKPDNTGRGYVLRRILRRCVRFATEKLNCPPGFVSSLVLVAVDSLGEFFPEVTKDPQQVMDTINEEEAQFLKTLARGRRLFDRTVSKLTDKLIPGDVAWRLYDTYGFPVDLTQLMAEERGLTVDMATYEESKRKAQEIARGKGSGNDEGITLDVHAINKLQKEFNLAPTDDKVKYKYTSDEDGNYVFEPVVGTVKAIIFQKEFVNEVTSGSHCGVLLDKTCFYAEQGGQIYDQGFMTKEDDEEVEFSVSNVQVHGGYVLHVGAIEGTLKVGDMLKCQIDEQRRRVVMNNHTATHVLNFSLRKELGEADQRGSLVAPDRLRFDFTAKGAMTTEQIKNTELTSQDIVSKNMAVFAKEVPLALAKDIQGLRAIFEEVYPDPVRVLSIGSPFDDLQEDPQAGYKYSVEFCGGTHLQRTGHMKTFVLVSEEAISKGIRRIVALTGSEALKAEKKCNLLETKVEDIQSRVQDKINEGGLKIKETSQEIARITEDISGSVISAWRKDEMRTKLKAVKKLVDDAEKEKKNAMMQQAMDKAKAIIEADGNRSFVVDVFDAGSNQKILDAALKQFKTLAPTTATLLFSVDEENSKIICLAQVPKEAIQQGLKADEWVKSVSDLLGGKCGGKDVSAQGSGPNVGCIDKAVEIASKFAEQKL; from the exons ATGGTTGTACACTTATTTCGGTGTTTTCAAGAAGTACGTGTGAATTCTTTGTTCAGTTTATGCGTCTTTCGTAAGATATCAAAGGTAAGATTGCTCTCTTCTTCTGTTATGGATCCCAACTTGTCAGCGAAGGATTTGCGACAGATGTTCGTGGATTTCTTTGTGGAGAAGCACGAACACACCTTTGTCCCCTCCTCGTCAACTATTCCACATGAAGACCCTACTTTGCTGTTTGCAAACGCCGGTATGAATCAG TTCAAGTCAATCTTTTTGGGAAGTGTGGACCCAAACAGTGACTTCTTCAAGCTTAAGCGTGCCGCAAACAGTCAGAAGTGTATTCGTGCTGGAGGAAAGCACAATGACTTGGATGATGTTGGAAAGGATGTATATCATCATACTTTTTTCGAAATGCTGGGAAACTGGTCATTTGGAAATTACTTCAAG aaAGAAGCTATTGAGTTTGCCTGGGAGTTACTCACAGTAAAGTATGGAATGCCAAAGGATCGTCTTTATGTCACATACTTTGGAGGAGAAGAGGGACTTGATTCAGATGAAGAAACCCGGCAATTGTGGATCAGCATGGG TCTTGCACCTGAAAGAGTGCTTCCATTTGGTATGAAAGACAACTTTTGGGAAATGGGTGAGACTGGACCTTGTGGACCATGCAGTGAGATTCACTATGATAGGATTGGTGGACGCGATGCAGCCTTTCTTGTAAACATGGATGACCCAACTGTTCTGGAAGTGTGGAATCTTGTGTTTATTCAATTCAACAG GGAGGCTGATGGCAGTTTGAAAACCTTACCCAGCAAACATGTGGATACTGGAATGGGTTTAGAGCGCTTGACATCAATCACACAAGGAAAGCTGTCAAACTATGACACAGATCTTTTTCAACCATTCTTTGAAGCAATTCACAAG GGTACTGGTGTCAGACGATACCAGGGTCTTGTTGGACCTGAAGACAGAGATGGGATTGACATGGCTTATAGAGTTGTGGCCGATCATATCAGAACACTGACAATGGCCATTACAGATGGTGGCAAACCTGATAACACCGGCCGAGG TTATGTGCTGAGAAGGATCTTGAGGAGATGTGTTCGATTTGCAACTGAAAAGCTAAATTGTCCTCCAGGATTTGTCTCCTCATTGGTGTTAGTGGCAGTTGATTCACTG GGTGAATTCTTTCCTGAAGTAACTAAAGATCCTCAACAG GTTATGGATACCATCAATGAAGAAGAGGCACAATTTCTCAAAACTCTTGCCAGAGGAAGGAGACTGTTCGACAGAACAGTGAGCAAACTGACAGACAAACTGATACCGGGAGATGTGGCATGGCGGCTTTATGATACTTATGGTTTCCCTGTGGACTTGACACAGCTAATGGCAGAGGAAAGAGGACTCACAGTGGACATGGCAACGTATGAAGAAAGCAAACGAAAAGCTCAG GAAATTGCCAGAGGAAAAGGTTCAGGGAATGACGAGGGGATCACCCTTGATGTACATGCCATCAACAAACTGCAGAAGGAATTTAATCTTGCTCCTACTGATGACAAAGTTAAGTACAAGTACACCTCTGATGAAGATGGCAACTATG TGTTTGAACCTGTGGTTGGTACTGTAAAGGCAATCATCTTTCAAAAGGAATTTGTAAATGAAGTGACAAGTGGTAGCCACTGTGGAGTGCTTTTGGATAAAACATGTTTTTATGCTGAACAAGGTGGACAGATATATGACCAGGGGTTTATGACCAAAGAGGATGATGAG GAGGTTGAATTTTCAGTCAGCAATGTCCAGGTTCATGGCGGGTATGTACTTCATGTTGGAGCAATTGAAGGAACGCTGAAAGTCGGTGACATGCTGAAATGTCAAATAGACGAG CAACGGCGCAGAGTTGTTATGAACAATCACACGGCTACACACGTGTTGAACTTCTCACTGAGGAAAGAACTTGGTGAAGCTGACCAGAGAGGCTCCCTCGTGGCTCCTGATAGACTCCGATTTGATTTCACTGCTAAG GGAGCGATGACAACAGAGCAGATCAAAAACACTGAACTGACAAGTCAAGATATAGTTTCCAAGAACATGGCAGTGTTTGCGAAAGAAGTGCCTCTGGCTCTGGCAAAGGACATCCAAGGCCTTAGGGCTATTTTTGAAGAG GTTTACCCTGATCCAGTCCGTGTTCTTTCGATCGGTTCACCTTTTGATGACTTGCAAGAGGATCCCCAGGCTGGATACAAGTACTCCGTGGAGTTCTGTGGTGGAAC CCATTTGCAACGAACTGGCCACATGAAAACGTTCGTGCTTGTATCTGAGGAGGCTATTTCTAAAGGGATCAGAAGAATTGTTGCCCTGACTGGATCTGAAGCACTTAAGGCTGAGAAGAAATGTAACTTGCTTGAAACTAAAGTAGAAGACATACAGAGTCGAGTACAGGACAAAATAAACGAGGGTGGGCTGAAAATCAAGGAAACTTCCCAAGAAATTGCTCGTATTACTGAA gatatCAGTGGTTCAGTGATATCTGCTTGGCGAAAAGACGAAATGCGAACTAAGCTTAAGGCTGTTAAGAAACTAGTGGATGAcgctgaaaaggaaaagaagaatgCAATGATGCAACAGG CCATGGACAAAGCAAAGGCCATTATTGAAGCAGATGGCAACAGGTCATTTGTCGTTGATGTATTTGACGCTGGCTCAAACCAGAAG ATCCTTGATGCAGCTTTGAAGCAGTTCAAGACTCTAGCGCCTACCACTGCCACGCTGCTGTTCAGTGTCGACGAGGAAAATTCGAAGATTATTTGTTTGGCACAAGTTCCAAAG GAAGCTATTCAGCAAGGACTGAAGGCAGACGAATGGGTCAAGTCAGTTTCTGATTTATTGGGAGGCAAATGTGGCGGTAAAGACGTATCGGCGCAGGGATCTGGGCCAAACGTTGGTTGCATCGACAAAGCTGTCGAAATTGCCTCTAAGTTTGCTGAGCAAAAACTATGA
- the LOC136927341 gene encoding fatty acid 2-hydroxylase-like, with protein sequence MADTEGGSSSSSLPIFSVEDVQQHNKEGDAWITHRGKVYDVSDFLERHPGGKDILLSYAGQDVTTLMTQEDIHEHTSFAYGWLGKYQIGRLKCNEDDKELDSTVRENLPMDGWQEERIDWNKGILSQVGKLGPDYLKWVHSPVDRPLRLFESDFVEFFSMTPWYIVPIIWIPAVLYLSYVSFQDLATGNGIENFRAYLLDSNTKILLAFCVIFMFGILLWSLIEYCLHRFLFHLINFVPADDPFWITIHFFLHGQHHKVPFDSGRLVFPPVAAFVVAVILYTIFIWLFPMAIARSMFAGGLLGYVSYDMMHYYLHHGSPTPGSYLHQLKKYHVSHHFEDQQKGFGISSKLWDYPFGTFPEKLVKAA encoded by the exons ATGGCGGACACAGAAGGCGGATCAAGCAGTTCTAGTCTTCCTATTTTTTCCGTGGAAGACGTTCAGCAACACAACAAGGAGGGAGATGCATGGATAACACATCGTGGTAAGGTGTACGATGTCAGCGATTTCCTCGAACGCCATCCAGGGGGCAAGGATATTCTGCTTTCCTACGCTGGTCAGGATGTAACAACATTGATGACTCAAGAAGATATCCACGAACACACAAGCTTTGCATACGGGTGGCTTGGAAAGTATCAGATTGGACGTTTAAAATGCAAC GAAGATGATAAAGAATTGGATTCAACAGTTCGAGAAAATCTCCCTATGGATGGATGGCAAGAG GAACGTATTGATTGGAACAAAGGAATCCTTTCTCAAGTTGGAAAGCTTGGTCCAGACTACCTAAAGTGGGTTCATTCACCAGTTGATCGGCCATTGAGACTCTTTGAGTCTGACTTTGTAGAGTTCTTTTCAATGACGCCCTGGTACATAGTACCAATTATCTGGATACCGGCAGTTCTGTATCTCTCCTATGTGTCCTTCCAAGATCTGGCAACCGGAAATGGAATAGAGAACTTTCGTGCCTACCTCCTGGATTCAAATACCAAGATTCTCTTGGCATTTTGTGTTATTTTCATGTTTGGCATTCTACTGTGGTCACTCATTGAATACTGCCTTCATCGTTTCTTGTTTCacctcattaattttgtcccagcTGACGATCCATTTTGGATAACTATTCACTTCTTCCTCCATGGACAACATCACAAG gtaCCTTTTGATAGTGGAAGACTTGTCTTTCCTCCTGTGGCTGCCTTTGTGGTGGCAGTGATATTGTACACAATATTCATTTGGCTGTTTCCAATGGCGATTGCAAGGAGCATGTTTGCTGGAGGCTTATTGGGATATGTCAGTTATGATATGATGCATTACTACCTACATCATGGATCACCTACCCCAGGCAGCTATCTTCACCAACTCAAGAAATACCATGTTTCTCATCACTTTGAAGACCAACAGAAAG GTTttggtatttccagcaagttgtGGGATTATCCGTTTGGCACTTTTCCAGAAAAGCTTGTGAAAGCAGCATAA